One genomic region from Manis pentadactyla isolate mManPen7 chromosome 12, mManPen7.hap1, whole genome shotgun sequence encodes:
- the SH2D3A gene encoding LOW QUALITY PROTEIN: SH2 domain-containing protein 3A (The sequence of the model RefSeq protein was modified relative to this genomic sequence to represent the inferred CDS: inserted 2 bases in 2 codons) — protein sequence LQVSIVPTSALLQMGSDPVLVKTPAPLGSTADSLRVLDGQLRAKAPIKPARTPSLVLDGPQHKGAPTGHRCPELGPPWWGFHEEEDRRFARPQAEVSFWPLDTLSCLLGPQNRPLEPEXLRGLFLGHHPGSTXLHLLLVARPRAAWE from the exons CTACAAGTCTCCATTGTGCCCACATCTGCCCTGCTTCAGATGGGCAGTGACCCCGTGCTGGTGAAGACCCCGGCTCCCCTGGGGTCCACTGCTGACAGCCTCAGGGTCTTGGATGGGCAGCTTCGTGCCAAGGCGCCAATCAAGCCAGCTCGAACACCTTCACTTGTGCTGGACGGTCCCCAACATAAGGGAGCACCCACTGGCCACAGGTGCCCAGAACTGGGGCCCCCATGGTGGGGGTTCCATGAGGAGGAGGACAGACGTTTTGCAAGACCACAGGCCGAGGTCTCTTTCTGGCCCCTTGACACCCTTTCCTGCCTGCTGGGCCCCCAGAATCGGCCTCTGGAACCCG TCCTCAGAGGCCTGTTTCTAGGGCACCATCCTGGGAGCA GCCTCCACCTGCTGTTGGTGGCCAG GCCACGGGCCGCCTGGGAGTGA